A window of the Planctomycetota bacterium genome harbors these coding sequences:
- a CDS encoding lamin tail domain-containing protein — protein sequence AADPRLGLVDEARAGLAAFTRDFREARSIVEVTQSGRADSQARFASDTGDTIFFGLATAESPYRIQYGRPGAVENIAFNCQSLWITCYGADGTVLPMPGSDRTAIRSVGATVTVYDPAGRANPMTFATRASIRRSLPSVVVNEIMYKPPAALGAKDKNQWVELYNATARSVDVAGWRLWTKDQSTPNTLVADPLYSTGSCVIPAGGYAVITDTDSELYNEKLNNGDFEKGIMSDWNSTDFWKADTGSTVSGNYAARYSGTGWNIIYQDFKIESAATKARVRVWERAAFGTPRVVIRVTNRGSTVWTTLYDGPCQTAWTAHAADLTAYINRDARLEIWAYRGFGDAYVYVDAAVVHWSKNPNLSLDAMHLWVNSTTIGQNLEDKQVFLAQGGRLSDAVVFNNAWGGDGDGSTLSRRDAFAPSSEAATWQPSAYAGTPAAANP from the coding sequence GCCGCGGATCCGCGCCTGGGCCTCGTCGACGAGGCGCGGGCCGGCTTGGCCGCGTTCACCAGGGATTTTCGCGAGGCGCGGTCGATCGTCGAGGTCACCCAGTCGGGTCGGGCGGACTCCCAGGCCCGGTTCGCCTCGGACACCGGAGATACAATTTTCTTCGGACTCGCCACGGCCGAGAGCCCCTATCGGATTCAATACGGTCGGCCGGGGGCGGTCGAGAACATCGCCTTCAACTGTCAAAGCCTCTGGATCACCTGCTACGGGGCCGACGGGACGGTCCTCCCGATGCCGGGCTCCGACCGGACCGCCATCCGCTCCGTCGGAGCCACGGTGACGGTTTACGACCCCGCCGGTCGCGCCAACCCCATGACCTTCGCCACGCGCGCGAGCATCCGGCGGTCTTTGCCGAGCGTCGTCGTCAACGAAATCATGTACAAACCGCCGGCCGCGCTCGGCGCGAAAGACAAGAACCAATGGGTCGAACTCTATAACGCGACGGCCCGGTCCGTTGACGTCGCCGGTTGGCGCCTCTGGACGAAGGATCAAAGTACGCCCAACACGCTCGTGGCGGACCCGCTCTACAGTACCGGCTCGTGTGTCATTCCGGCCGGCGGCTACGCCGTCATCACCGACACCGACAGCGAACTTTACAATGAGAAACTCAATAACGGCGATTTTGAAAAGGGCATCATGAGCGACTGGAATAGCACGGATTTCTGGAAGGCGGACACCGGCAGCACGGTCTCGGGGAACTATGCGGCCCGATATTCCGGCACCGGTTGGAATATCATCTACCAGGATTTCAAGATCGAGAGTGCCGCCACCAAGGCCCGCGTCCGCGTGTGGGAGCGGGCCGCCTTCGGCACGCCGCGAGTCGTCATCCGCGTCACGAATCGCGGCTCGACCGTTTGGACCACCCTCTATGACGGGCCGTGCCAGACGGCGTGGACGGCCCACGCGGCCGATCTGACCGCCTACATCAACAGGGACGCCCGCCTCGAAATCTGGGCCTACCGAGGCTTTGGCGATGCGTACGTCTATGTGGACGCCGCCGTCGTCCACTGGAGCAAGAACCCGAACCTGTCCCTCGACGCCATGCACCTCTGGGTCAACAGCACCACGATCGGCCAGAACCTCGAGGACAAGCAGGTCTTCCTGGCCCAAGGCGGGCGATTGTCCGACGCGGTCGTTTTCAACAATGCCTGGGGCGGCGACGGCGACGGTTCGACTCTCAGCCGACGCGACGCCTTCGCCCCTTCCAGCGAAGCAGCCACCTGGCAGCCGAGCGCCTACGCCGGGACGCCCGCTGCCGCTAACCCGTAG